From the genome of Bradyrhizobium sp. SZCCHNS1050, one region includes:
- a CDS encoding response regulator transcription factor: MSPRILIVDDDPHIREVLRVALSKAGMAVKEAADGRAALASVTEDRPNLIVLDVGMPEFDGLEVCRRIRRTSQVPILFLSARDEEIDRILGLEIGGDDYVTKPFSPRELVARVNVILRRVANGGGDRSAEPEKLVHGRLRLDPQQHLARFDDMPLTLTALEFSILRTLMTRPAVVFSREQIMAAAYQLNIQVSDRTIDSHIRNIRAKLAAAHCEDAIETVHGVGFRLGRCGTP, translated from the coding sequence GTGTCTCCCCGAATCCTCATCGTCGACGATGACCCACATATCCGCGAGGTCCTGCGCGTGGCCTTGAGCAAGGCCGGCATGGCGGTGAAGGAAGCCGCCGACGGCCGCGCCGCGCTGGCCAGCGTCACCGAAGACCGTCCGAACCTGATCGTGCTCGACGTCGGCATGCCGGAGTTCGACGGCCTCGAGGTCTGCCGGCGCATTCGCCGGACCTCGCAAGTGCCGATCCTGTTCCTGTCGGCCCGCGACGAGGAGATCGACCGCATTCTCGGGCTCGAGATCGGCGGCGACGACTACGTGACAAAGCCGTTCAGTCCGCGCGAGCTGGTTGCCCGCGTCAACGTCATTCTCCGCCGGGTCGCGAACGGCGGAGGTGATCGCTCGGCCGAGCCGGAGAAGCTCGTCCATGGCCGGCTCCGGCTCGACCCGCAGCAGCACCTGGCCCGTTTCGATGACATGCCGCTGACGCTCACCGCGCTGGAGTTCAGCATCCTGCGCACGCTGATGACGCGTCCTGCGGTCGTGTTCAGCCGCGAGCAGATCATGGCCGCCGCCTATCAGCTCAACATTCAGGTCTCCGACCGAACGATCGACAGCCACATCCGCAACATCAGAGCGAAGCTCGCAGCCGCGCATTGCGAGGACGCGATCGAGACGGTCCATGGCGTGGGCTTCCGGCTCGGCCGCTGCGGCACCCCATGA